The proteins below are encoded in one region of Flavobacterium nackdongense:
- a CDS encoding outer membrane beta-barrel protein → MKKIILSVVAVFAFVLANAQDVPSGVGFSKGDKFVEGAFSFRSGDVEDSWSFTPKMGYMLDDKWAVGGFLALAGQDNGSKETGTFGLGGFARYYFLSLGASKSFQAYGEVGLGYSAVTTEINNNGKNTNSSINANIDLGMNYFFTKHWAATFELANILSYNNVNPEQGSNSSDLNVNVNLFNNIFATPQFGLLYKW, encoded by the coding sequence ATGAAAAAAATTATTTTATCAGTAGTGGCGGTTTTTGCATTTGTACTTGCAAACGCTCAAGATGTACCATCAGGTGTCGGTTTCTCTAAAGGAGATAAATTTGTTGAAGGAGCTTTTAGCTTTCGTTCAGGTGATGTGGAAGATAGTTGGTCATTCACTCCTAAAATGGGATATATGCTTGACGATAAATGGGCAGTTGGAGGTTTTTTAGCTCTTGCTGGTCAAGATAATGGCAGTAAAGAAACGGGAACTTTTGGACTCGGTGGATTTGCTCGTTACTATTTCTTATCCTTAGGTGCAAGTAAAAGTTTTCAAGCGTATGGAGAAGTTGGTTTAGGTTATTCGGCTGTTACCACAGAAATAAATAATAATGGTAAAAATACTAATAGTTCAATAAATGCAAATATTGATTTAGGAATGAATTACTTTTTCACTAAACACTGGGCAGCTACATTTGAATTGGCAAACATCTTGAGCTATAATAATGTAAATCCTGAGCAGGGATCAAATTCTAGTGATTTGAACGTAAATGTGAACTTGTTCAACAATATTTTTGCAACGCCTCAATTCGGATTATTGTACAAATGGTAA
- a CDS encoding cell division protein ZapA has translation MDEKLKIKISIADRVYPLTVELSQEEGLRSASKKIDTMIKQFEENYAVRDKQDVLAMCALQFAAQTEQKQIDNAIDGVATIERIKKINALLDQYLLD, from the coding sequence ATGGACGAAAAGCTTAAAATTAAGATATCGATTGCGGACAGAGTTTATCCATTAACCGTGGAACTCTCTCAGGAAGAAGGACTTCGTAGTGCTTCAAAAAAAATCGATACGATGATTAAGCAATTTGAAGAAAATTATGCCGTTCGTGACAAGCAAGACGTATTAGCGATGTGCGCTTTACAATTTGCAGCACAAACTGAACAAAAACAAATTGATAATGCCATAGATGGTGTAGCGACTATCGAAAGGATTAAAAAAATCAATGCGCTATTAGATCAATATCTCCTAGATTAA
- the aroQ gene encoding type II 3-dehydroquinate dehydratase, with protein sequence MKIAIVNGPNLNLLGKREPEIYGSQTFEDYLAILKTKFPQIEFSYFQSNIEGELIGKIQEFGFSYDGIILNAGAYTHTSIGIGDAIKSITTPVIEVHISNTFSRESFRHQSYISGNAKGVILGFGMKSYELAILSLL encoded by the coding sequence ATGAAAATTGCCATCGTCAACGGACCCAACCTCAACTTATTAGGAAAACGCGAACCAGAAATATATGGCTCACAAACCTTTGAAGACTATCTTGCCATCCTAAAAACTAAATTTCCACAAATAGAATTTTCTTATTTTCAAAGCAATATCGAAGGCGAATTGATTGGCAAAATTCAGGAATTCGGATTTTCGTACGATGGAATTATTCTTAATGCCGGAGCCTACACCCACACCTCCATTGGCATTGGCGATGCTATAAAAAGCATTACAACTCCCGTAATCGAAGTGCATATTTCGAACACTTTTTCTCGCGAGAGTTTTCGCCATCAGTCCTATATTTCTGGCAATGCCAAAGGTGTTATCCTTGGTTTTGGCATGAAAAGCTACGAACTAGCAATACTGTCTTTACTATAG
- the xerD gene encoding site-specific tyrosine recombinase XerD produces MNWNAQIKNYQSYLKIERGLSKNTIDNYSFDIERLCLFLEQNAIEVSPIKISEETIQQFIYSVSKEVNPHSQARIISGLKSFFSYLIFEDYRQDNPMELIETPKTGRKLPDTLSVEEIDALIAAIDLSSNEGERNRAMLETLYGCGLRVSELVSLKISDLFFDEGFIKITGKGSKQRFVPVSELTQKYIVLYQNYKRTDLNIKKGQEDTLFLNRRGSQLTRAMIFTIIKDLAAKIELKKSISPHTFRHSFATHLLENGADLRSIQLMLGHESITTTEIYVHLDRRFLTEVMNAFHPRK; encoded by the coding sequence ATGAATTGGAACGCTCAAATCAAAAATTACCAATCCTATCTCAAAATTGAGAGGGGTTTGTCGAAAAATACAATCGATAATTATTCTTTCGATATCGAGCGATTGTGCCTTTTTTTAGAACAAAATGCCATTGAAGTTTCGCCGATAAAAATCAGTGAGGAAACGATTCAGCAATTCATTTATAGTGTTTCAAAAGAAGTAAATCCGCACTCACAGGCCAGAATTATTTCAGGGTTAAAAAGTTTTTTCAGCTATTTAATTTTTGAAGATTATCGACAAGACAATCCGATGGAATTGATAGAAACTCCTAAAACAGGTCGGAAACTTCCCGACACTTTATCCGTTGAAGAGATCGACGCTCTAATTGCTGCCATAGATTTGAGTTCTAATGAAGGAGAACGGAATCGGGCTATGTTGGAAACTCTTTATGGTTGCGGGCTTCGGGTTTCGGAATTGGTTTCGTTGAAAATATCGGATTTGTTTTTTGATGAAGGTTTTATCAAAATCACAGGAAAAGGCAGTAAACAACGTTTTGTACCCGTTAGCGAGTTGACTCAAAAGTACATCGTGTTGTATCAAAATTATAAAAGAACGGATTTGAATATCAAGAAAGGTCAGGAAGATACTTTGTTTTTGAATAGGAGAGGAAGTCAGTTGACAAGAGCAATGATTTTCACGATAATCAAAGATTTGGCTGCGAAAATAGAATTGAAAAAAAGCATTAGTCCACATACTTTTCGGCATTCCTTTGCAACACATTTATTGGAAAACGGCGCCGATTTGCGTTCGATTCAATTGATGTTAGGCCACGAATCGATTACGACTACGGAAATTTATGTGCATCTGGATAGACGATTTTTAACCGAGGTGATGAATGCTTTTCATCCGAGGAAATGA
- the rny gene encoding ribonuclease Y: MDIITIIILGVAGIAGGFGLAKIIEKSNISNLIKNAKKEAASILKDANLEAENIKKDKILQAKEKFIELKAEHEQVILSRDQKMAEVEKRIRDKESQVSNELSKAKRVNDEYESKTLEFNTKIDVLDKKQAEVDRLHKSQLQHLEVISGLSAEEAKSQLIEGLKAEAKTEAMSHIQDTIEEAKLTAQQEAKKIIINTIQRVGTEEAVENCVSVFNIESDDVKGRIIGREGRNIRAIEAATGVEIIVDDTPEAIILSCFDPVRREIARLSLHKLVTDGRIHPARIEEVVAKTTKQIDDEIIEVGKRTVIDLGIHGLHPELIKVVGRMKYRSSYGQNLLQHSREVSKLCGIMAAELGLNVKLAKRAGLLHDIGKVPDTESDLPHALLGMQWAEKYGEKEEVCNAIGAHHDEIEMKSLLSPIIQVCDAISGARPGARRQVLDSYIQRLKDLEEVAYGFGGVKNAYAIQAGRELRVIVESEKVSDENAATLSFEISQKIQTEMTYPGQVKVTVIRETRAVNIAK; encoded by the coding sequence ATGGACATCATTACAATAATTATTTTAGGAGTTGCGGGTATTGCTGGAGGTTTTGGTCTAGCCAAAATCATCGAAAAAAGTAATATTTCTAATTTGATTAAAAACGCAAAAAAAGAAGCCGCATCGATCTTAAAAGACGCCAATCTTGAAGCAGAAAACATCAAAAAAGATAAAATCCTTCAAGCAAAAGAAAAATTTATCGAATTGAAAGCAGAACACGAGCAGGTCATTCTTTCTCGTGACCAAAAAATGGCTGAAGTCGAAAAAAGAATTCGAGATAAAGAATCACAAGTTTCGAACGAGTTATCCAAAGCCAAAAGAGTTAATGACGAATACGAGTCGAAAACTTTAGAATTCAATACCAAAATAGATGTTCTAGACAAAAAACAAGCAGAAGTTGACAGACTTCACAAAAGCCAATTGCAACATCTTGAAGTGATTTCGGGTCTCTCGGCTGAAGAAGCAAAAAGCCAACTGATCGAAGGATTGAAGGCTGAGGCCAAAACCGAAGCGATGTCGCACATTCAAGATACAATCGAGGAAGCGAAACTGACTGCTCAACAAGAAGCTAAAAAAATCATCATCAACACCATTCAAAGAGTGGGAACAGAAGAAGCGGTAGAGAATTGCGTTTCTGTTTTCAACATCGAATCGGATGATGTAAAAGGTAGGATTATTGGTCGCGAAGGACGAAATATTAGAGCAATTGAAGCCGCAACAGGCGTCGAAATCATTGTTGACGACACGCCAGAAGCGATTATTCTTTCTTGTTTTGACCCTGTTCGTAGAGAAATTGCACGTTTGTCATTGCACAAATTAGTGACTGACGGTCGTATCCACCCGGCAAGAATTGAAGAAGTGGTCGCTAAAACGACCAAGCAAATTGACGACGAAATTATTGAAGTGGGTAAACGTACCGTAATTGACTTAGGCATTCACGGTTTGCATCCTGAGCTGATAAAAGTAGTTGGACGAATGAAATACCGTTCCTCTTACGGGCAAAATTTATTGCAACACTCGCGCGAAGTTTCCAAACTTTGTGGAATTATGGCTGCCGAATTAGGATTGAACGTAAAATTGGCTAAAAGAGCTGGTTTATTGCACGATATCGGTAAAGTTCCTGATACCGAAAGCGATTTGCCTCACGCTTTATTAGGAATGCAATGGGCGGAGAAATATGGTGAAAAAGAAGAAGTTTGCAACGCGATTGGAGCACACCACGACGAAATCGAAATGAAATCATTACTATCGCCAATTATTCAGGTTTGTGATGCTATTTCAGGCGCCAGACCAGGTGCCAGAAGACAAGTTTTGGATTCGTACATTCAGCGTTTGAAAGACTTAGAAGAAGTAGCTTACGGATTTGGAGGTGTGAAAAATGCCTACGCAATTCAAGCGGGTAGAGAACTCCGTGTTATTGTAGAAAGTGAAAAAGTATCCGATGAAAATGCAGCTACTTTATCTTTCGAAATTTCACAGAAAATCCAAACCGAAATGACCTATCCCGGACAAGTGAAAGTAACTGTGATTAGAGAAACTAGAGCGGTGAATATAGCAAAGTAA
- a CDS encoding porin family protein codes for MKKQFFLSALLALAAFSSQAQLLKIGVKAGLNYANFSGTSIQTDAITSYHAGLVSEIKLLEKFAIQPELLYSTQGATYKTIAGDIENELGYIAMPVMAKIYFSKAFSLELGPQASFLLSEKNKLDVSNSNTFDFAIDAGLSFKITKSLFVQGRYVLGLTEISPNAESKNSVLQLSAGILF; via the coding sequence ATGAAAAAACAATTTTTCCTTTCGGCTTTGCTAGCCCTTGCAGCCTTCAGTAGCCAAGCTCAATTACTAAAAATTGGCGTGAAAGCAGGATTAAATTACGCTAACTTTTCGGGAACAAGCATCCAAACAGATGCTATCACAAGCTATCACGCCGGTCTAGTCTCTGAAATCAAGCTACTTGAAAAATTTGCCATTCAACCTGAGTTGTTGTACAGTACGCAAGGGGCTACCTATAAAACAATCGCAGGCGATATCGAAAACGAATTGGGTTATATCGCTATGCCAGTTATGGCAAAAATCTATTTCAGCAAAGCCTTTAGTTTAGAATTGGGACCGCAAGCTTCATTTTTATTGAGCGAAAAAAACAAACTTGATGTGTCCAATTCGAATACTTTTGATTTTGCTATTGATGCAGGCTTAAGCTTTAAAATCACAAAAAGTCTATTCGTACAAGGCAGATACGTATTAGGTTTGACAGAGATTTCTCCTAATGCCGAATCCAAAAACTCCGTGCTACAGCTATCGGCAGGGATACTATTTTAA